A genomic stretch from Colwellia sp. Arc7-635 includes:
- a CDS encoding septum site-determining protein MinC, producing the protein MYTDKVYRGQIRSGQQVYAKDQNLVVIGSVSAGAEVIADGNIHVYGSLRGRAIAVLKVTIKQKYIVKSSRQNWFQLMVTIGLVSQWSRLGLTRLHTFD; encoded by the coding sequence TTGTACACAGATAAAGTGTACAGAGGCCAAATTCGTTCTGGCCAGCAAGTCTATGCAAAAGATCAAAATTTAGTGGTGATTGGCTCTGTTTCAGCAGGAGCTGAGGTCATCGCTGATGGCAATATTCATGTTTATGGCTCATTACGAGGCAGGGCAATAGCGGTGCTAAAGGTCACCATAAAGCAAAAATATATTGTCAAAAGCTCGAGGCAGAACTGGTTTCAATTAATGGTAACTATTGGCTTAGTGAGTCAATGGAGCAGATTGGGGCTCACCCGCCTACATACATTTGACTGA
- a CDS encoding EAL domain-containing protein produces the protein MTLFREINSLLFGLFLMVMSVLVYFQFTQTRDFMSQQMESDLNNTITSLGLMLKPHIETGDIATAETLVNVIFEGGFYRKVTLKWLVDGKEQVWENPIVIQGVPQWFVDLDLFKKQKKETLITSGWMQLATIEIEGHPALGYQELWRVMNDTVMILSLLFILSIFALRIRLNRILKPLHNIAIQARDISQRKFGQDIELPKTTELKDVVGAINSMSGQLKQIFSTLDQEVNELKEDKLVDQVSNLPNRQYLSAQINNWLNEPGFGGLILAKFDWLEDIHSKYGYQGRDEIIKVISNRMQSELPKVTESIIARISNTEFAFLITKAEKSTIEIYLQSLIRLINQEITKAGCTPNTRFALGVSQRIENMQSADLLSQSDNALQQAQRDNKVSHWIDADQPQKYSRAQWRTKLVDAINNNDFIFQWQPILSMTTEQVIQREIYCRLNIDQNIVTAAEFMPFIELLSLGAELDKCLLQSIEQQNILALAEEGVAINLTHDSLQDPEFILWLANYLEHSTYAERILFEIPESAAISAFDQSSKLLEIIRASGAKIGIDQCGRQIGSLEYLQKLQPDYIKLDLSFAYYDKLNQNKEVCRALVNVAKGLNIAVIVTGIEDAEQLSHFHSLKAAGYQGYISPVEDVVSN, from the coding sequence ATGACCCTATTTAGAGAAATAAACTCACTGCTGTTCGGCCTATTCTTAATGGTGATGTCAGTTTTAGTTTATTTTCAATTTACACAAACACGCGATTTTATGAGTCAGCAAATGGAATCTGACTTAAATAATACCATTACCTCCCTGGGGCTTATGTTGAAGCCACATATCGAGACAGGTGATATCGCGACAGCTGAAACGTTAGTGAATGTGATATTCGAGGGAGGCTTTTATCGTAAAGTGACGCTTAAATGGTTAGTGGACGGAAAAGAACAAGTTTGGGAAAACCCCATTGTTATTCAAGGTGTTCCACAGTGGTTTGTTGATTTAGATTTGTTTAAGAAACAAAAAAAAGAAACCTTAATTACTTCAGGGTGGATGCAACTCGCCACTATTGAGATTGAAGGACACCCCGCACTAGGTTACCAGGAACTCTGGCGGGTAATGAATGACACCGTCATGATTTTATCTTTATTGTTTATTTTATCTATTTTTGCCTTAAGGATCAGACTTAACCGTATTTTAAAACCATTGCATAACATTGCGATACAAGCGCGAGACATTTCACAGCGTAAATTCGGTCAAGACATTGAATTGCCAAAAACTACAGAATTGAAAGATGTTGTTGGCGCTATTAACTCAATGTCGGGCCAGTTAAAACAAATTTTTTCAACGCTAGACCAAGAAGTTAATGAATTAAAAGAAGATAAGCTCGTAGATCAAGTTTCGAACTTACCTAATCGTCAATATTTGTCTGCGCAAATTAATAACTGGCTGAACGAGCCAGGTTTTGGTGGTCTTATTTTAGCAAAGTTTGATTGGCTTGAAGATATTCATAGCAAATATGGTTATCAAGGGCGTGATGAGATAATTAAAGTTATCTCAAATAGAATGCAGAGTGAGTTACCGAAAGTTACAGAGAGTATTATCGCACGTATTTCCAATACAGAATTTGCATTTTTGATCACAAAAGCAGAAAAAAGTACTATTGAAATTTATTTACAATCGTTGATCAGACTCATTAACCAAGAGATCACTAAAGCTGGTTGCACGCCTAATACTCGCTTTGCTTTAGGGGTTAGTCAGCGCATAGAAAATATGCAATCTGCCGATTTGTTGTCTCAATCAGATAATGCTCTGCAACAAGCCCAACGTGATAATAAAGTAAGTCACTGGATAGATGCTGATCAACCACAAAAATACAGCAGGGCGCAATGGCGTACTAAGTTAGTCGATGCAATTAATAACAATGACTTTATCTTTCAATGGCAACCTATTTTAAGCATGACTACTGAACAAGTTATTCAGCGTGAAATTTATTGTCGTTTGAATATAGACCAAAACATTGTTACTGCTGCTGAATTTATGCCGTTTATTGAGTTATTGTCGCTAGGTGCCGAGCTTGATAAATGTTTATTACAATCTATTGAGCAACAAAATATTTTGGCGTTAGCCGAAGAAGGTGTTGCCATTAATCTTACTCATGACAGCTTACAAGACCCAGAATTTATACTATGGTTAGCAAACTATCTTGAACACTCTACTTATGCAGAACGCATATTATTCGAAATTCCAGAGTCAGCGGCAATTAGTGCGTTTGATCAAAGCTCTAAGTTGTTGGAAATAATTAGAGCCTCAGGAGCTAAAATTGGTATTGATCAATGTGGTCGTCAAATTGGTTCTTTAGAATATCTACAGAAACTACAGCCAGATTATATAAAGCTAGATTTGTCTTTCGCTTATTATGATAAGTTAAATCAAAATAAAGAGGTTTGTCGAGCATTAGTTAATGTCGCAAAAGGCTTAAATATTGCTGTGATCGTGACCGGAATTGAAGATGCAGAACAATTAAGCCATTTTCACTCCTTAAAAGCAGCAGGGTATCAAGGATACATTTCACCTGTTGAGGATGTAGTTTCAAATTAA
- a CDS encoding OmpA family protein, translating into MNKLSGFILAPAIKYLFVTAGVLLMTACADSRIVTLETSVKQLQNLSDDDRDGVVKAREQCEKTTIGAAINNNGCGTQTAAIKPFKIKVNFENNSAEVPLTAFSEIQSLAEFLVKYPEITLVIEGHSSKIGSAKFNKKLSSDRAKSVASMLVSDFQIDQSRISSIGYGFERLAVTGESEQAHAENRRIMAEISHTEYIDDLKWTIYTVDLTD; encoded by the coding sequence ATGAATAAATTATCTGGTTTTATTCTCGCCCCTGCGATTAAGTACCTATTTGTTACCGCGGGTGTTTTATTGATGACGGCTTGTGCGGATAGTCGTATTGTTACGCTAGAAACTTCTGTAAAACAGTTACAAAACTTGAGTGATGATGATCGTGACGGTGTAGTGAAAGCGCGTGAACAATGTGAGAAAACGACTATTGGTGCCGCTATCAACAATAATGGCTGTGGCACGCAAACCGCAGCTATTAAGCCTTTTAAGATTAAGGTCAATTTTGAAAATAACTCAGCAGAAGTACCTCTTACCGCCTTCTCAGAAATTCAATCACTAGCAGAATTTCTTGTAAAGTATCCTGAAATTACTCTCGTGATTGAAGGGCATAGCAGTAAAATAGGCTCGGCTAAATTTAATAAAAAACTTTCAAGTGATCGTGCTAAATCAGTAGCCTCTATGCTAGTTAGTGACTTTCAGATTGATCAAAGCCGTATATCTTCTATTGGTTATGGATTTGAGCGTTTAGCCGTTACAGGTGAAAGCGAACAAGCGCATGCTGAAAACCGTCGTATAATGGCCGAGATATCACATACAGAGTACATTGATGATCTCAAATGGACTATTTATACAGTAGATCTAACTGATTAG
- a CDS encoding TolC family outer membrane protein yields the protein MNNIMFNLNKITIVGLLGLSTFYSTHSHGQSLEAAVAQALDTHPNIRQAFARFKSKEEDVNRASAGYLPTVDLTAGYGYEYTDTPGNRRNAINGDDGETELARGEFGLSIKQILFDGMYTSNEIDRTKFEASAEQWTLIASAEDLALEVAKAYLNFIKTAELVTLSEKNIESHRAIYLQIKERTDSGLGNIADLSQVTGRLARAQSNMISARNNHLDARTQFIRLTNTQPDHLVLPVPDADMLPKDKQVGLTLAIESHPVIRSAQQDIKAARSFKKSTKANYYPTLSLELAANSDNDIAGESGLNRLGANVGGHRNDATAMLRLRYNFFSGGKDIASEKSAAYKVSEAQEINYSAHRQVTESYGLAWNAFEMLALQKTYIKQHIITSKDTQTAYKQQFDIGQRNLLDLLDTENELFQARKDYLDADFNELSAQYRLLNVTGQLLDSLRVTRSSAWQGEHEYEEGAYNE from the coding sequence ATGAATAATATTATGTTTAACTTAAATAAAATAACAATAGTTGGACTTTTAGGTTTATCTACATTCTACTCGACTCACAGTCATGGCCAAAGTTTAGAAGCTGCAGTAGCACAAGCGCTGGATACTCATCCTAATATTCGTCAGGCATTTGCGCGTTTTAAATCTAAAGAAGAAGATGTTAATCGTGCTTCAGCTGGATATTTACCGACGGTTGATTTAACCGCGGGTTATGGTTATGAGTACACTGATACGCCGGGCAATAGAAGAAATGCAATTAATGGCGATGACGGCGAAACTGAATTAGCACGTGGAGAGTTTGGTCTTAGTATTAAACAAATTCTTTTCGATGGTATGTATACCAGTAATGAAATTGACAGAACTAAGTTTGAAGCAAGCGCTGAGCAATGGACACTAATTGCCAGTGCTGAAGATTTGGCTTTAGAAGTAGCGAAAGCTTATCTTAATTTTATAAAAACAGCAGAACTTGTAACATTATCTGAAAAAAATATTGAATCGCATCGTGCTATATATTTGCAAATAAAAGAGCGTACTGATTCTGGTTTAGGTAATATTGCCGACTTGTCTCAAGTTACAGGACGACTAGCACGTGCACAATCAAACATGATTTCAGCACGCAATAATCATCTCGATGCTAGAACGCAATTTATTCGTTTAACAAATACTCAACCTGATCACTTAGTATTACCAGTGCCAGACGCTGATATGCTACCTAAAGATAAACAGGTCGGATTAACTTTAGCTATAGAAAGCCATCCAGTAATAAGATCAGCTCAACAAGATATAAAAGCCGCGCGTTCATTTAAAAAGTCTACCAAAGCTAATTATTATCCGACATTGTCTTTAGAATTAGCCGCGAACTCTGATAATGATATTGCTGGGGAAAGTGGTCTTAACCGCTTAGGTGCTAATGTAGGAGGTCATCGAAATGATGCAACGGCCATGCTACGTTTACGTTATAACTTTTTCTCTGGTGGCAAAGACATAGCTTCAGAAAAAAGTGCTGCGTATAAAGTATCTGAAGCGCAAGAAATTAACTACAGTGCGCATCGTCAAGTTACCGAAAGTTATGGGCTTGCCTGGAACGCGTTTGAAATGCTTGCCTTACAAAAAACGTATATAAAGCAGCATATTATTACTTCTAAAGACACGCAAACAGCTTACAAACAGCAGTTTGATATTGGCCAGAGAAACTTACTTGATTTACTAGATACTGAAAACGAACTCTTTCAAGCCCGTAAAGATTATCTCGATGCAGACTTTAATGAATTGAGCGCCCAATACCGTTTATTAAACGTAACAGGGCAGTTACTTGACTCATTAAGAGTTACACGTTCAAGTGCTTGGCAAGGTGAACATGAATATGAAGAAGGAGCTTATAATGAATAA
- a CDS encoding HlyD family type I secretion periplasmic adaptor subunit, translating into MKVSQQDLEMADDVYGAMLTEVPSLHRLTIWAMAGLLFCFLVWSYFAALQQVTSGMGKVIPSTQVQIIQSLDGGVLQKLFVQEGMQVVKGQPIASIDDTRFRSDFAEQKQEVSSLRANVIRLRAELSSILIGSNEQWQRQIEINRKVPVYPEDLQLNAQFMVERQQEEYTGRLENLINQLAIQGQQIQQREQEVAELDSKINTLKISYQIANKELDLTLPLAEKNIVSKIELYKLERSVNELKGELSAVRLLLPKLKSALQESILNRRETALAYRTEARSELNELQNKLSRINESQVGAQDKVTKALILSPVVGTIKTIHINTLGGVVKPGETIAEIVPTEDKLMVEAKIKPRGIAFIYPGLPAIVKITAYDFTRYGGLTGKVEHISADTTQDEDGNSFYLIRVRTDDSSIKNKNGQEMPIIPGMLTEVDVITGKRTILEYILNPILRANEAALRER; encoded by the coding sequence ATGAAAGTGAGCCAACAAGATTTAGAAATGGCCGATGATGTTTATGGTGCCATGCTGACCGAAGTACCTAGTTTGCATCGATTAACTATTTGGGCAATGGCTGGATTACTTTTTTGTTTCCTTGTTTGGTCTTACTTTGCGGCTTTACAGCAAGTTACTTCTGGTATGGGCAAAGTCATTCCGTCTACTCAGGTACAAATTATTCAAAGTTTAGATGGTGGTGTATTACAAAAGCTATTCGTCCAAGAAGGGATGCAAGTTGTTAAAGGGCAGCCAATAGCAAGTATTGATGATACCCGTTTTAGATCTGATTTTGCAGAACAAAAGCAAGAGGTTAGTAGTCTTAGAGCAAATGTTATTCGTTTAAGAGCTGAACTTTCAAGTATCTTGATCGGAAGTAACGAACAATGGCAACGCCAGATAGAAATAAATAGAAAAGTACCTGTTTATCCAGAAGATCTTCAATTAAATGCGCAGTTTATGGTGGAAAGACAGCAAGAAGAATATACTGGACGATTAGAAAACCTTATTAACCAACTCGCCATTCAGGGGCAACAAATTCAACAAAGAGAACAAGAAGTTGCTGAATTAGACTCGAAAATAAATACTTTAAAAATAAGTTATCAAATAGCAAACAAAGAGCTCGATCTGACATTGCCGCTTGCAGAAAAAAATATTGTTTCTAAAATAGAGCTCTACAAATTGGAACGTAGTGTAAACGAACTTAAGGGTGAGTTAAGTGCCGTACGATTATTACTCCCAAAGTTGAAGTCTGCTTTACAAGAATCTATATTAAACCGTCGAGAAACCGCACTTGCCTATAGAACAGAAGCAAGATCAGAGCTTAACGAATTACAAAATAAGTTATCGCGTATTAATGAATCACAGGTTGGCGCTCAAGATAAAGTGACGAAAGCGCTTATATTATCGCCCGTGGTAGGCACCATAAAAACTATTCATATTAATACCTTAGGTGGTGTAGTAAAACCAGGTGAAACTATAGCCGAGATCGTGCCAACAGAAGATAAACTGATGGTAGAAGCAAAAATAAAACCAAGAGGCATCGCTTTTATTTACCCTGGCTTACCTGCAATTGTCAAAATAACAGCTTATGACTTTACACGTTATGGTGGGCTCACCGGTAAAGTTGAACATATTAGTGCCGATACAACGCAAGATGAAGACGGAAATAGTTTTTATCTTATTCGAGTGCGCACTGATGACTCTAGCATTAAAAATAAAAATGGACAGGAAATGCCAATTATTCCCGGAATGCTAACAGAAGTTGATGTTATCACCGGTAAACGCACTATTTTAGAATATATATTAAACCCGATTTTACGGGCGAATGAAGCTGCACTGAGGGAAAGGTAA
- a CDS encoding type I secretion system permease/ATPase has protein sequence MQSTEQQSTQWTINAGQKLSSDPLLDSLVLLTEHFGNPCSADALSAGLPLTGANLTPELLPQAASRAGLSAKLVRKGLNELPSMLLPCILMLKNKKALVLQELDIENNKAIVSLPETGGEEQLSIEELESNFVGYLFLIKQQYRGDRNFDVHLDNSKEHWLWQKIKNTSSIYRDVIIASVMINIFALVSPLFVMNIYDKVVPNLAFESLWVLAIGAGIAYIFDLILKQLRGYLIDVAGKKIDIEVSSKLFAKVIGMPLEKRSPSVGGMAKQLGEFDSIREFLSSATISALVDLPFAILFMFCIWLVAGDLVIFPIIASILIISYTLLNQSKLRKAIEESNKFSSLRHGHLIECLSALESIKANGAEGVVQSAWQQMVGHTSTWLLKSKVITNSVLNFANFIVQISVVAVVVLGVYRVSDNLISMGGIIAAVMLTGRAISPIAKLAGLMTRSNQTLSALKQLDTLMEQEGEFEDKAHLASRTKLSGNIHADNISFRYPNASADSLQPMSVNIKQGERVAIVGHNGSGKTTLAKLLLGLYQPSKGNIQFDGLNHQQIHPSDLRKNIGYLPQDIVLFHGTIRDNILFGTRQVTEYQLIRAVQLSGVSAFTDHNSQGLDQQVGESGNALSRGQRQSIVLARAILNSPQILLLDEPTASLDARAEKQFIASINATAKDRTMLLITHKMDLLKLVDRILVLDKGKLIIDGPKDKVLAQLKGGKLNQETNS, from the coding sequence GTGCAATCAACAGAGCAACAGTCAACTCAATGGACAATTAACGCTGGACAAAAGTTAAGTTCAGATCCTTTATTAGATAGCTTAGTGTTACTTACTGAACATTTTGGTAACCCTTGCTCTGCTGATGCACTTTCTGCTGGATTACCGCTAACCGGAGCCAATTTAACACCCGAGTTATTGCCTCAAGCGGCTTCTCGTGCAGGACTGAGCGCTAAGTTAGTACGTAAGGGCTTAAACGAATTACCGTCAATGCTATTGCCTTGCATACTGATGTTAAAAAATAAAAAAGCATTAGTACTACAAGAACTTGATATTGAAAATAATAAAGCCATAGTTTCTCTACCTGAAACTGGTGGAGAAGAACAACTGTCGATAGAAGAATTAGAATCTAATTTTGTTGGCTATTTGTTTTTAATAAAGCAGCAATATCGGGGTGACAGAAATTTTGACGTTCATCTTGATAATTCTAAAGAGCATTGGCTATGGCAGAAAATTAAGAATACTTCTTCGATCTACCGTGATGTTATTATTGCCTCAGTAATGATTAACATTTTTGCCCTGGTATCACCGCTTTTTGTCATGAATATTTACGACAAGGTTGTACCTAATCTAGCCTTTGAATCACTCTGGGTACTTGCTATTGGCGCAGGAATTGCGTACATATTTGATTTAATATTAAAGCAACTGCGTGGTTACTTGATTGATGTTGCAGGCAAGAAAATTGATATTGAAGTTTCGTCAAAACTTTTTGCTAAAGTCATAGGTATGCCATTAGAAAAACGCTCGCCAAGTGTTGGTGGTATGGCAAAGCAGCTTGGTGAATTTGACAGTATCAGAGAATTTTTGTCATCAGCAACCATCAGTGCTTTAGTTGATTTACCCTTTGCGATACTTTTTATGTTTTGTATTTGGCTTGTGGCTGGTGATCTCGTTATTTTCCCCATTATTGCCTCAATACTTATCATAAGTTATACGCTGTTAAATCAATCTAAATTACGTAAAGCTATTGAAGAAAGTAACAAGTTTTCAAGTTTAAGACACGGTCACTTAATTGAATGCTTAAGCGCGTTAGAGTCAATTAAAGCTAATGGCGCGGAAGGTGTTGTACAAAGTGCATGGCAACAAATGGTAGGTCACACCTCTACATGGCTACTTAAGTCTAAAGTTATTACTAATTCCGTATTAAATTTTGCCAACTTCATCGTACAAATATCAGTAGTTGCTGTTGTGGTATTAGGGGTTTATCGCGTATCAGATAACTTAATTTCTATGGGCGGAATTATTGCTGCGGTCATGTTAACAGGTCGTGCTATTTCACCTATTGCCAAGCTTGCGGGCTTAATGACACGGTCGAATCAAACGCTAAGTGCGTTAAAACAACTCGATACCTTAATGGAGCAAGAAGGTGAGTTTGAAGATAAAGCTCATTTAGCTAGTAGAACAAAATTATCGGGTAATATACATGCCGATAACATCAGTTTTAGATACCCTAATGCCAGTGCCGACTCTTTACAGCCAATGTCAGTTAATATCAAACAAGGCGAAAGGGTCGCTATTGTTGGCCATAATGGCTCTGGTAAAACCACACTCGCAAAATTATTACTTGGGCTTTATCAACCGAGCAAAGGCAACATACAATTTGATGGTTTGAATCATCAACAAATTCACCCAAGTGACTTACGGAAAAATATTGGTTATCTCCCACAAGATATTGTTTTATTTCATGGTACTATCCGTGACAATATTCTTTTTGGTACTCGACAAGTTACTGAATATCAACTTATTAGAGCGGTTCAGCTTTCAGGTGTTAGTGCTTTTACAGATCATAATAGCCAAGGGCTTGATCAACAAGTAGGTGAAAGTGGTAATGCATTATCACGTGGCCAAAGGCAATCCATTGTTTTAGCTCGTGCAATACTGAATTCACCACAAATATTACTATTAGATGAACCAACGGCAAGTCTTGATGCGCGTGCGGAAAAGCAATTTATTGCGTCAATTAATGCGACAGCAAAAGATCGCACTATGTTATTAATTACCCATAAAATGGATTTATTAAAGTTGGTTGATCGTATTCTTGTGTTAGATAAAGGCAAATTAATTATCGATGGTCCAAAAGATAAAGTGCTAGCGCAATTAAAAGGTGGAAAATTGAATCAAGAGACAAATTCATGA